A genomic window from Terrirubrum flagellatum includes:
- a CDS encoding Gfo/Idh/MocA family oxidoreductase, giving the protein MTKKIIHVGVGLFGARWCSMWLQPNLADKTAEVIAVVDVDPVRVEIGRKALNLPAERAYTDPRAAFAAHAKEADFCTVVVPPNHHEAIVDLALEFGLDILSEKPIADTMEASARIARKVKAAGRKMAVTMSHRFDQDKTTLRQIIRSGQLGRVNNISCRYFADMREHMGWGALFRHTMQDPLMIEGAVHHLDLVADLAGDECETLTATTWKPDWAEYAGDTDGVVLMKFLNGVRGVYEGSSSAAVGLNDWTKEYIRVDCEFGSAILNNREIEIFSRSDLKRQRCREGQGQKIQLLTQDKWLNTWLIEKFCKWLDGGPEMETNVAANVHASALIFAGIKSARSGETVNVQDYIRSFG; this is encoded by the coding sequence ATGACGAAGAAGATCATTCATGTCGGCGTCGGGCTGTTCGGCGCGCGCTGGTGCTCGATGTGGCTGCAGCCGAACCTCGCGGACAAGACCGCGGAAGTTATCGCCGTTGTCGATGTTGACCCCGTCCGCGTCGAGATCGGCCGCAAGGCGCTCAATCTGCCGGCGGAACGGGCCTACACCGATCCGCGCGCAGCTTTCGCCGCGCATGCGAAGGAAGCGGATTTCTGCACCGTTGTCGTGCCGCCGAACCATCACGAAGCGATCGTCGATCTCGCGCTCGAATTCGGGCTCGACATTCTGTCGGAGAAGCCGATAGCCGATACGATGGAGGCGTCCGCCCGCATCGCGCGGAAGGTCAAGGCGGCCGGCCGCAAAATGGCGGTGACGATGAGCCACCGCTTCGATCAGGACAAGACGACGCTGCGCCAGATCATCCGGTCAGGCCAGCTTGGGCGCGTCAACAATATCAGTTGCCGCTACTTCGCTGATATGCGCGAACATATGGGCTGGGGCGCGCTGTTCCGGCACACGATGCAGGATCCGCTGATGATCGAAGGCGCCGTGCATCACCTCGATCTGGTCGCTGATCTCGCCGGCGACGAATGCGAGACATTGACCGCGACCACCTGGAAGCCCGACTGGGCCGAATATGCCGGCGACACGGACGGCGTCGTGCTGATGAAATTCCTCAACGGCGTGCGCGGCGTCTATGAAGGATCGTCGTCTGCCGCGGTCGGTCTGAATGACTGGACGAAGGAATATATCAGGGTCGATTGCGAGTTCGGGAGCGCGATTCTCAACAACCGCGAAATCGAGATTTTCTCCCGCAGCGACCTGAAGCGCCAGCGCTGCCGCGAGGGCCAGGGACAGAAGATCCAGCTCCTGACCCAGGACAAATGGCTGAACACCTGGCTGATCGAGAAGTTCTGCAAGTGGCTTGACGGGGGTCCGGAAATGGAGACCAACGTTGCGGCGAACGTTCACGCCTCGGCGCTGATCTTCGCCGGCATCAAGAGCGCGCGGAGCGGCGAGACCGTCAACGTGCAGGACTATATCCGCTCCTTCGGCTGA
- a CDS encoding Tm-1-like ATP-binding domain-containing protein — translation MRRVYVVGTCDTKGEELAYAKTEVERAGAPAILVDVSTRAGHAADVSAAEIARHHPDGANAVLGKDDRGRAVTAMSEALTRWLSSRDDIGCVLGLGGTGNTALVTAAMRALPVGVPKLMVSTVASGNTAPYVGPNDLAMMYSVADIAGLNAISRRVIGNAAHAAAGMCLHETPAASSDKPGVGMTMFGVTTPCVTRAREALEGDYEAYVFHATGAGGQSMEKLADSGFVKGLLDITTTEVPDYLFGGVFPATADRFGAAIRTRLPYVGSVGAVDMVNFGAMDAVPEKFRDRNLYVHNPQVTLMRTTPDENRAIGAWIVERLNRMEGPVRFLLPLAGVSMIDAPGKPFHDPAADQALFDSIRAGWKTAPNRKLIELDLNINDHAFADALVAAFREIAG, via the coding sequence ATGCGCAGGGTTTATGTGGTCGGCACATGCGACACGAAGGGCGAGGAGCTCGCCTACGCCAAGACCGAGGTTGAGAGGGCAGGCGCGCCAGCGATCCTCGTCGACGTCTCGACGCGCGCCGGACATGCCGCCGATGTGAGCGCGGCGGAAATCGCGCGACATCACCCCGACGGCGCCAACGCGGTTCTTGGCAAGGACGATCGCGGCCGCGCCGTGACGGCCATGTCCGAAGCGCTGACGCGATGGCTATCGTCGCGCGACGATATCGGCTGCGTGCTGGGCCTTGGCGGCACCGGCAACACCGCGCTGGTCACTGCGGCGATGCGCGCGTTGCCCGTCGGCGTTCCCAAGCTGATGGTGTCCACAGTCGCATCCGGCAACACGGCTCCCTATGTCGGCCCGAACGATCTCGCGATGATGTATTCCGTCGCCGACATCGCCGGCCTCAATGCGATTTCACGCCGCGTGATCGGCAATGCCGCCCACGCTGCGGCGGGCATGTGTCTTCATGAGACGCCTGCTGCTTCAAGCGACAAGCCGGGCGTGGGCATGACCATGTTCGGAGTCACCACGCCTTGCGTGACCCGCGCGCGCGAAGCGCTGGAAGGCGACTACGAAGCCTATGTCTTCCACGCCACGGGGGCGGGCGGGCAGTCGATGGAGAAGCTCGCGGACTCAGGCTTCGTCAAAGGATTGCTCGACATCACGACAACGGAAGTTCCCGACTATCTCTTCGGCGGCGTGTTTCCTGCAACTGCCGATCGCTTCGGCGCGGCGATCCGCACGCGCCTGCCCTATGTTGGCTCGGTCGGCGCCGTCGATATGGTGAATTTCGGCGCGATGGACGCGGTGCCGGAAAAATTCCGTGACCGGAATCTCTACGTCCATAATCCGCAGGTCACGCTGATGCGCACCACGCCGGATGAGAATCGCGCGATCGGCGCCTGGATCGTCGAGCGGCTCAATCGGATGGAAGGACCCGTCCGCTTTCTCCTGCCGCTGGCGGGCGTCTCCATGATCGATGCGCCCGGCAAGCCCTTTCACGATCCCGCTGCGGATCAGGCGTTATTCGATTCGATCAGAGCAGGCTGGAAGACGGCGCCGAATCGCAAGCTGATCGAGCTTGACCTCAACATCAATGATCATGCGTTCGCCGATGCGCTGGTCGCAGCATTCCGCGAAATTGCAGGCTGA
- a CDS encoding phosphoenolpyruvate hydrolase family protein — MEDALQNALRLLRAELAAPRPARRRFLVGAAIGTGMAAQSATRGGADFLIALSAGRMRCIGEPSIAAMLPMRDSNDFVMSFAPTEILPRATVPVFFGAAAFNPRLDLAGLVDRIAAAGFGGVANFPTTVLVDGAYRVFLEQNGLGFSRELDLLALARERGLATLAYTLTAEEAVAAARRGVDLINIDLGWNMGAAPGVRSDLRIEDAALIVNRIAQQVRAVSPSTSCVVEGGPIVSPRQLEEFCQIAEVDGYVGGSTIDRFPSEAAIEVVTAAFKAIGVLRQTVEGLENRLDRRRFPLALWGHSRAAENARVMFARLAHTDYPVMVVGETGSGRRDVARALHQSSARKSRDLVVLQCANQSAERLKLDLFGGMVGAHPGIVKNRLGWLEIAHASSLLLDEVDELPLDVQRALIEAVESGRFWRQGGETSNVLNVRFLGVAERDLRDAAPSKIDSRFAEWLGCFTIKLPPLRERLDDLPTLIDETLRQIERRLNSRRKSLDPSAFRMLADHGWPGNLRELATVLERAVLGCPGDVVTEKHLPPLTAERAAPDHFKSEIDWILHGLKENRFRRGRAAAYLGISRKTLYNKMQAYGLLSAGQGARERASRPRARNIEKS, encoded by the coding sequence ATGGAGGACGCTCTGCAGAACGCCCTGCGGTTGTTGAGGGCAGAACTCGCCGCGCCGCGTCCGGCGCGGCGGCGGTTTCTTGTCGGCGCCGCGATCGGCACGGGCATGGCGGCGCAGTCCGCGACGCGCGGCGGCGCTGATTTCCTGATCGCGCTGAGCGCTGGCCGCATGCGCTGCATCGGCGAGCCTTCGATCGCTGCGATGCTGCCCATGCGGGATAGCAACGATTTCGTGATGAGTTTTGCGCCGACCGAAATTTTGCCGCGGGCGACTGTTCCCGTTTTCTTCGGCGCTGCAGCATTCAATCCGCGCCTCGATCTCGCCGGGCTGGTGGATCGTATCGCCGCGGCCGGCTTTGGCGGCGTCGCCAATTTCCCGACGACCGTGCTTGTCGACGGCGCCTATCGCGTGTTTCTGGAGCAGAATGGTCTCGGCTTCAGCCGCGAGCTCGATCTGCTCGCGCTCGCCCGCGAGCGCGGCCTTGCGACGCTTGCCTATACGTTGACTGCGGAGGAGGCCGTCGCGGCGGCACGTCGCGGCGTCGATCTCATCAATATCGATCTGGGCTGGAACATGGGCGCGGCGCCCGGCGTGCGCTCCGATTTGCGGATCGAAGACGCGGCGCTGATCGTCAACCGGATCGCGCAACAGGTTCGCGCCGTCTCGCCATCGACGTCCTGCGTCGTCGAGGGCGGCCCGATCGTCAGTCCGCGACAGCTCGAGGAATTCTGCCAGATCGCCGAGGTCGACGGTTATGTCGGCGGTTCGACCATCGATCGCTTCCCATCCGAGGCCGCGATCGAGGTCGTGACCGCCGCTTTCAAGGCGATCGGCGTTCTCAGGCAGACGGTCGAAGGGCTGGAGAACCGACTGGACCGGCGCCGTTTTCCGCTGGCGCTGTGGGGGCATTCACGCGCCGCCGAGAATGCGCGCGTCATGTTCGCGCGGCTTGCGCACACCGATTATCCCGTGATGGTCGTCGGCGAGACCGGATCGGGCCGTCGCGATGTGGCGCGCGCGCTTCACCAGTCGAGCGCGCGCAAGTCGCGCGATCTCGTCGTCCTGCAATGCGCGAACCAGAGCGCAGAGCGTCTCAAGCTCGATCTCTTCGGCGGCATGGTCGGCGCGCATCCGGGCATCGTCAAAAATCGGCTGGGATGGCTGGAGATCGCGCACGCCTCCTCGCTTCTCCTTGACGAAGTCGACGAGTTGCCGCTCGACGTGCAGCGCGCGCTGATCGAGGCGGTCGAGAGCGGCCGTTTCTGGCGGCAAGGCGGCGAAACATCGAATGTGTTGAATGTCAGATTCCTCGGCGTGGCGGAGCGAGATCTCCGGGATGCGGCGCCATCGAAGATCGATTCGCGGTTTGCGGAATGGCTTGGCTGCTTCACGATCAAGCTGCCGCCTCTGCGCGAACGGCTCGACGATCTGCCGACGCTGATCGACGAGACATTGAGGCAAATCGAGCGGCGGTTGAACAGTCGACGCAAGAGCCTCGACCCTTCCGCGTTCCGCATGCTGGCGGATCATGGCTGGCCGGGGAACCTGCGCGAGCTCGCGACGGTGCTGGAGCGCGCGGTGCTCGGCTGCCCAGGCGATGTCGTGACCGAAAAGCACCTTCCGCCGCTGACGGCGGAGCGCGCGGCTCCCGACCATTTCAAAAGCGAGATCGACTGGATTCTACACGGCTTGAAGGAGAACAGGTTCCGGCGCGGGCGCGCCGCAGCCTATCTCGGCATCTCTCGCAAGACTTTGTACAACAAGATGCAGGCCTACGGCTTGTTGTCCGCTGGTCAGGGCGCGCGCGAGCGCGCCAGCCGGCCCCGCGCGCGCAACATAGAGAAATCCTGA
- a CDS encoding cupin domain-containing protein, with the protein MSVFHQNEAPPGWCELKAFEILDLKPGDEPVRRCERPKTRALCTGGTVQLRHGDGSTVLKETQFLDLHLLGGSQEWRARACSPTAQLVVLAGDWGDDISGCGVFRVANDENATNTGDPVSYPKKTRVDSHYHDCDEYWIILEGRATVVVGDASMDMRPGDCVSIGMGHHHDMPLAPEPVKAVFFETTLERDKRIGHLWNHTHGPARPHPERV; encoded by the coding sequence ATGTCCGTTTTCCATCAGAACGAAGCGCCGCCTGGCTGGTGCGAATTGAAGGCCTTCGAGATTCTTGATCTCAAGCCGGGCGATGAACCGGTCCGGCGCTGCGAGCGACCGAAGACGCGCGCTCTTTGCACGGGAGGAACAGTGCAGCTTCGCCATGGCGATGGATCGACCGTGCTGAAGGAGACGCAATTTCTCGATCTGCATCTGCTCGGCGGATCGCAGGAATGGCGCGCTCGCGCCTGTTCGCCGACAGCGCAGCTCGTCGTGCTTGCAGGCGATTGGGGCGACGACATTTCCGGCTGCGGAGTCTTCCGCGTCGCGAATGACGAGAACGCAACAAACACCGGTGATCCCGTGAGCTACCCCAAGAAGACGCGGGTCGATTCTCATTATCACGACTGCGACGAATATTGGATCATCCTCGAAGGGCGCGCGACCGTCGTCGTCGGCGACGCGTCGATGGACATGCGCCCGGGCGATTGTGTCAGCATCGGCATGGGCCATCATCACGACATGCCGCTCGCGCCGGAGCCGGTGAAGGCGGTCTTCTTCGAAACGACGCTGGAGCGCGACAAGCGCATCGGCCATCTCTGGAACCATACGCATGGGCCGGCGCGGCCCCATCCCGAAAGAGTCTGA
- a CDS encoding sugar ABC transporter permease, translating to MRSKRDVSYDGLPRAMLFLAPALAIYGLFTLAPIAATLGLSFTNSAGLNSVARFNGLANYLSLAGDDIFWIALRQTILWLALHVILAGGLGFALAIAIAQLRVTQVFFRSALFLPHVVSLAVVGVIWAKIYDPFFGLINGGLETLGLGFLARGWLSDPALVLFSVNVASSWQGFGLYMLLFLAGLQNIDHSLYDAADIDGASAWRKLIHVTIPGLRDVMTFIVSLAMINGLKGFATIWVMTQGGPFYRSELITTYIYKLAFQFQEQGRAAALCVILSLIAIVITVLFNSWREKQP from the coding sequence ATGCGATCGAAGCGCGACGTCAGCTATGACGGCCTGCCGCGCGCGATGCTGTTCCTTGCGCCGGCGCTCGCGATCTATGGCCTGTTCACACTGGCGCCGATCGCCGCGACGCTTGGTCTGAGCTTCACCAATTCTGCGGGCCTCAATTCTGTTGCCCGCTTCAACGGCCTCGCCAATTATCTCTCGCTTGCAGGAGATGACATCTTCTGGATCGCGCTGCGACAGACGATCCTCTGGCTCGCGCTGCATGTCATTCTCGCCGGCGGGCTCGGCTTTGCGCTCGCGATCGCCATCGCGCAGTTGCGCGTGACGCAGGTGTTTTTCCGATCGGCGCTCTTCCTGCCGCATGTCGTGTCGCTGGCCGTCGTCGGCGTGATCTGGGCCAAGATCTATGATCCCTTCTTTGGCCTGATCAATGGCGGGCTGGAGACGCTCGGCCTCGGTTTCCTCGCGCGCGGCTGGCTATCTGATCCGGCGCTGGTGCTGTTCTCGGTCAATGTCGCATCGAGTTGGCAAGGCTTCGGCCTTTACATGCTGCTGTTTCTCGCCGGCCTGCAGAATATCGATCACTCCCTTTATGACGCCGCTGACATCGACGGCGCGTCCGCCTGGCGCAAGCTCATCCATGTGACGATTCCCGGGTTGCGCGACGTGATGACCTTCATCGTCTCGCTCGCCATGATCAATGGCCTCAAGGGCTTCGCCACGATCTGGGTGATGACTCAAGGTGGCCCGTTCTATCGCAGCGAACTCATCACTACCTATATCTACAAGCTCGCCTTCCAGTTTCAGGAGCAGGGGCGCGCCGCCGCGCTCTGCGTCATCCTCAGCCTGATCGCGATCGTGATCACCGTTCTGTTCAACAGCTGGCGCGAGAAACAGCCATGA
- a CDS encoding phosphoenolpyruvate hydrolase family protein: protein MAVDRKILLDRFREMIRRGEPIIGGGAGTGLSAKCEEAGGIDLIVIYNSGRYRMAGRGSLAGVLAYGNANDVVLEMAREVLPVVRHTPVLAGVNGTDPFCHFDSFLDHLKAIGFSGVQNFPTVGLIDGVFRANLEETGMGYVLEVDLIRLASAKNMLTTPYAFNENEARLMTEAGADIVVAHMGLTTGGAIGAETAASLGDCVDRVAAIAKAARSARDDVIILCHGGPIATPDDATFILDRCRDCHGFYGASSMERLPSEIALTDQTRSFKTIRRRVA from the coding sequence ATGGCCGTTGATCGAAAGATCCTGCTCGACCGCTTTCGCGAGATGATCCGACGCGGCGAGCCTATCATCGGCGGCGGCGCGGGCACGGGTCTCTCGGCGAAATGCGAAGAGGCCGGAGGCATCGACCTCATCGTCATCTATAATTCCGGCCGCTATCGCATGGCCGGCCGCGGATCGCTCGCGGGCGTTCTCGCCTATGGCAACGCCAACGACGTCGTGCTCGAAATGGCGCGCGAGGTGCTGCCCGTCGTGCGCCACACGCCGGTGCTCGCCGGCGTGAACGGCACCGATCCGTTCTGCCATTTCGACAGTTTCCTCGATCATCTCAAGGCGATCGGCTTTTCCGGCGTGCAGAATTTCCCGACCGTCGGCCTCATCGACGGCGTGTTCCGCGCCAATCTCGAGGAAACCGGCATGGGATATGTGCTGGAGGTCGATTTGATCAGGCTCGCCTCGGCCAAGAATATGCTGACGACGCCTTACGCATTCAACGAGAACGAGGCGCGCCTGATGACCGAAGCCGGCGCGGACATCGTCGTCGCCCATATGGGTCTCACCACAGGCGGCGCTATCGGCGCGGAAACGGCGGCTTCGCTTGGCGATTGCGTCGACCGCGTCGCCGCCATCGCGAAAGCGGCGAGATCGGCGCGCGACGACGTCATCATCCTTTGTCACGGCGGACCTATCGCGACGCCTGACGACGCAACATTCATTCTTGATCGTTGCCGCGATTGCCATGGATTCTATGGCGCAAGCAGCATGGAGCGGCTGCCGTCGGAAATCGCGCTGACGGATCAGACACGCAGTTTCAAGACCATCAGGCGGCGCGTCGCCTGA
- a CDS encoding SRPBCC family protein: protein MAKVYVSGVIDAPVDRVWDYARDFNGHGEWHPLIAKSEVEEGKPSDQVGCVRNFTLTNGGHLRERLLAFSDQERWFTYNIIVSPMPIENYVATFAVKPVTEGNRTFVEWHATFDVGKQDEAQIKQQVGRDTFAAGIIALEKAIKARS, encoded by the coding sequence ATGGCGAAGGTCTATGTCAGCGGCGTCATCGACGCGCCGGTCGATCGGGTCTGGGACTATGCGCGTGATTTCAACGGCCATGGCGAGTGGCACCCGCTCATCGCCAAAAGCGAAGTCGAGGAGGGAAAGCCGAGCGATCAGGTGGGTTGCGTCCGCAATTTCACGCTGACCAATGGCGGCCATCTCCGTGAGCGCCTCTTGGCATTCAGCGATCAGGAACGCTGGTTCACCTACAACATCATCGTGTCGCCGATGCCGATCGAGAATTACGTCGCGACCTTTGCGGTGAAGCCTGTCACGGAAGGAAACAGGACCTTCGTCGAGTGGCATGCGACATTCGATGTCGGCAAGCAGGACGAAGCGCAGATCAAGCAACAGGTTGGCCGCGACACCTTCGCCGCCGGGATCATCGCGCTGGAAAAGGCGATCAAGGCGCGGTCATAG
- a CDS encoding GntR family transcriptional regulator, whose amino-acid sequence MSASRHLTLRERLYEELVQMIVSGELEPGAALDERALIAKLSVSRTPFREAIGTLEKAGLVEIKPYRGFFVRALSRKQVEDLYELRKTLECFAVRLAVPRMTDADVDRFETVLDRAVTALRQGDMAAYAEHDRSFHEGVATLADNHALVEALERLALQIQVFRVMANRSADLAERAALERDRILAAFRNRDVEYASALMREHIADVQQVVMAALAANEMSREGMTGA is encoded by the coding sequence ATGAGCGCTTCCCGTCACCTCACCCTTCGCGAACGGCTCTATGAAGAGCTGGTTCAGATGATCGTCTCCGGCGAGCTGGAGCCCGGCGCGGCGCTCGACGAACGGGCTCTGATCGCTAAGCTTTCGGTCAGCCGCACGCCGTTCCGCGAGGCGATCGGCACGCTTGAGAAGGCGGGGCTGGTCGAGATCAAGCCTTATCGCGGCTTCTTCGTGCGCGCGCTTTCGCGCAAGCAGGTTGAAGACCTCTACGAGCTCCGAAAGACGCTGGAGTGCTTCGCCGTGCGGCTTGCCGTGCCGAGGATGACGGATGCGGATGTCGATCGCTTCGAAACTGTTCTCGATCGCGCGGTGACCGCGCTGCGTCAGGGCGACATGGCGGCTTACGCCGAACATGATCGCTCCTTCCATGAGGGCGTGGCGACGCTGGCCGATAATCACGCGCTCGTGGAGGCGCTGGAGCGCCTCGCGCTTCAAATCCAGGTGTTCCGCGTGATGGCCAATCGCAGCGCCGATCTGGCCGAACGCGCGGCGCTGGAGCGCGACCGCATTCTCGCGGCGTTCCGCAATCGCGACGTCGAATATGCGTCAGCTCTGATGCGAGAGCATATCGCCGACGTGCAACAGGTCGTCATGGCGGCTCTCGCCGCGAACGAGATGTCGCGTGAGGGCATGACTGGGGCCTGA
- a CDS encoding phosphoenolpyruvate hydrolase family protein — translation MRFRRRDIVARFRETIARGEPIIGGGAGTGLSAKCEEAGGVDLIVIYNSGRYRMAGRGSLAGLLAYGNANEIVKEMAREVLPVVKRTPVLAGVNATDPFVIMDHFLDELIALGFAGVQNFPTVGLIDGSFRANLEETGMGFGHEVDMVRLAHQKDMLTTPYVFSAEDAAEMTKAGADIIVAHLGLTTGGAIGAETALTLDQCPELIDAWAEAAKRVRSDVIVLCHGGPIAMPDDASHVLQRTRLCNGFYGASSMERLPTEKALTAQTRAFKEIEFKVPA, via the coding sequence ATGCGGTTTAGACGACGCGACATCGTCGCCAGATTTCGGGAAACGATCGCGCGGGGCGAGCCGATCATCGGCGGCGGCGCTGGCACGGGTCTGTCCGCCAAATGCGAAGAGGCTGGCGGCGTCGATCTCATCGTCATCTACAATTCCGGCCGCTATCGCATGGCGGGGCGCGGTTCTCTCGCAGGGCTGCTGGCTTATGGAAACGCCAATGAGATCGTCAAGGAGATGGCGCGCGAGGTTCTGCCTGTCGTCAAACGCACGCCGGTGCTGGCTGGCGTCAACGCGACCGACCCTTTCGTGATCATGGATCATTTCCTGGACGAATTGATCGCGCTCGGATTCGCCGGCGTGCAGAATTTTCCGACAGTCGGTCTCATCGACGGAAGTTTTCGCGCCAATCTCGAAGAGACGGGGATGGGATTCGGGCATGAGGTCGACATGGTCCGGCTCGCGCATCAGAAGGACATGCTCACGACGCCCTACGTGTTCTCGGCCGAAGACGCAGCCGAGATGACGAAAGCAGGCGCCGACATTATCGTCGCTCATCTCGGACTCACGACCGGCGGCGCGATCGGCGCGGAAACCGCGCTGACGCTTGATCAATGTCCTGAATTGATCGACGCTTGGGCCGAGGCGGCGAAGCGCGTGCGCAGCGACGTCATCGTGCTCTGCCACGGCGGCCCGATCGCGATGCCGGACGACGCAAGCCACGTCCTGCAGCGGACAAGACTCTGCAACGGCTTCTATGGCGCCTCTTCAATGGAGCGATTGCCGACAGAGAAGGCGCTGACAGCGCAGACGCGCGCCTTCAAGGAAATCGAATTCAAGGTTCCCGCGTGA
- a CDS encoding ABC transporter substrate-binding protein gives MRKTWLGLALAGTIGFCLASGGAQAQTLKIWGPEQLTDPLVAQLWNELKADFEKLNPGVTVTFTPPTGTINTGAVQAAIQSNAGPDLVLTNSGIGRVQIVAKAKLVQPLTGYYESRGWKNQLYPWLYAELKKQFGGEIYEIPDGLDVIGMFYHKDMFEEKGWKIPATYQDFLKLLEDIKKSGVQPITVGPRNNANGGHLFGNLLQISAGKEMVGKALNNEAAWTDPALLKGAERLRELVDRGFVARDMAALDLDAAARLFFTRRAAIMVAGPWFTTNARRANFSMDKAGYAPMPSDLGSAESIPTGGVGWSWMIPTTTKQQDLALKWLDFILSDAVMMKRAEHASSWMVYPRQLKSLTPPQPILKSVFEAADKGVGYNPSVYMPGNVLDAYLQVIQGLIAAQIDAKTGMDQLKAQAERAAQTR, from the coding sequence ATGCGAAAGACATGGCTCGGCCTGGCGCTTGCCGGGACGATAGGATTTTGCCTCGCGTCAGGCGGCGCTCAGGCGCAGACGTTGAAAATCTGGGGCCCGGAGCAACTGACCGACCCGCTCGTCGCGCAGCTCTGGAATGAGCTCAAAGCGGATTTCGAAAAACTGAATCCCGGCGTCACCGTGACTTTCACGCCGCCCACCGGCACCATCAACACCGGCGCGGTGCAGGCTGCGATTCAGTCGAACGCCGGTCCCGACCTCGTTCTCACCAATTCCGGCATCGGCCGCGTACAGATCGTAGCGAAGGCCAAGCTCGTTCAGCCATTGACCGGATACTACGAAAGTCGCGGCTGGAAGAACCAGCTTTATCCTTGGCTCTACGCCGAGCTGAAAAAGCAATTCGGTGGCGAAATCTATGAAATCCCTGACGGGCTCGACGTCATCGGCATGTTCTATCACAAGGATATGTTCGAGGAGAAAGGCTGGAAAATTCCGGCGACCTATCAGGATTTCCTGAAGCTGCTCGAAGACATCAAGAAGTCAGGCGTCCAGCCGATCACGGTGGGCCCGCGCAACAACGCCAATGGCGGCCATCTCTTCGGCAATCTGCTGCAGATCAGCGCCGGCAAGGAAATGGTCGGCAAGGCGCTGAACAACGAGGCCGCCTGGACCGATCCTGCTCTCCTGAAAGGCGCTGAACGCCTGCGTGAACTCGTCGATCGCGGCTTCGTCGCGCGCGATATGGCGGCGCTCGATCTCGATGCGGCGGCGCGGCTTTTCTTCACCAGGCGAGCGGCGATCATGGTCGCAGGTCCCTGGTTCACCACCAATGCGCGGCGCGCCAACTTCTCCATGGATAAGGCAGGCTATGCGCCAATGCCGAGCGATCTCGGATCAGCAGAATCCATACCGACGGGAGGCGTCGGCTGGAGCTGGATGATCCCCACGACGACGAAGCAGCAGGACCTCGCGCTGAAATGGCTCGACTTCATTCTCTCCGATGCGGTGATGATGAAGCGCGCGGAGCATGCCAGCAGCTGGATGGTCTATCCCCGGCAGCTCAAATCGCTCACGCCGCCGCAACCCATTCTGAAGAGCGTGTTCGAAGCTGCGGACAAGGGCGTCGGCTATAATCCGAGCGTCTATATGCCCGGCAATGTGCTCGACGCCTATCTCCAGGTGATCCAGGGACTGATCGCTGCGCAGATCGACGCCAAGACGGGAATGGACCAGCTCAAGGCGCAGGCCGAACGCGCCGCGCAGACGCGGTGA